The bacterium nucleotide sequence CTCGGCGCGACCCTGGGAGGCCTTGGCCCGAAACGACGTCCATCCGAGCAGGCCGCCGACGGCGTACATCGTCGAGGCGAACACCCAGCCGGTGGCCGAGCGGCCCCGGACCGGGATGATGGTGATGGCCAGCGCGAACAGCCAGACCATGGCGAACAGGAGGGCGGAGAACCAGGCTCCGCGGCTGATCGCCCAGAACGCCGGCAGGCTCGCCAGCGCCAGGAACATCAGTTGGCCTCCGGATAGTCCGAAGAACCAGCCGATCCGGTCGCGCTGGTAGTCGGCGTAGGT carries:
- a CDS encoding PrgI family protein, with product MTTYADYQRDRIGWFFGLSGGQLMFLALASLPAFWAISRGAWFSALLFAMVWLFALAITIIPVRGRSATGWVFASTMYAVGGLLGWTSFRAKASQGRAE